From a single Bacteroidia bacterium genomic region:
- a CDS encoding SH3 domain-containing protein — protein sequence MKNSLHWLLFAVLFFLASCGNEESSSEEAANVTNDSPDAVEQTTAHSATDNLAICLWSPAGLREKPGMGNNNKYLASINFGEIVTLTGNAEEVASEKRNYVEMTLSDGKTGWSFDHLFAINAERGVAIEDIEIYKRPDLTTFNNEKFSRGEIVAIIASDKPGWAEAFGKEKKKSGWIQSGDKISTDEVDVTVAILVDRAMEEKTPEKQKEALTSLVENSTFKQSSLISMADEALAKVSNREELPPNQLYITADVLNVRSAPDNGSDNIVFKLKDGDICTILEKGQRIPIREMNDYWYKIEFEGQEGWVYGYFTSKKLAE from the coding sequence ATGAAAAATTCTCTCCATTGGCTATTATTTGCCGTTCTGTTTTTTTTAGCTTCCTGTGGTAATGAGGAAAGTTCCTCTGAAGAAGCCGCAAATGTAACCAACGACTCTCCTGATGCCGTAGAGCAAACCACAGCCCATTCCGCCACCGACAACCTCGCGATCTGCCTCTGGTCTCCTGCCGGTCTACGCGAAAAACCTGGTATGGGCAACAACAATAAATACCTCGCAAGTATCAATTTTGGAGAAATTGTTACCCTCACCGGAAACGCCGAAGAAGTGGCCAGCGAAAAACGCAACTATGTCGAAATGACCCTCTCCGATGGGAAAACAGGCTGGTCTTTTGACCACCTCTTTGCCATCAATGCCGAACGGGGTGTGGCCATCGAAGATATCGAAATTTATAAAAGACCGGATCTCACCACTTTCAATAATGAAAAATTCTCCCGTGGTGAGATCGTCGCCATCATTGCCAGCGACAAACCCGGCTGGGCTGAAGCTTTTGGTAAGGAAAAGAAAAAATCAGGCTGGATCCAAAGTGGTGATAAAATCAGCACTGACGAAGTGGATGTAACTGTTGCCATCCTCGTCGACAGGGCAATGGAAGAAAAAACACCCGAAAAACAAAAAGAAGCCCTCACCTCACTCGTTGAGAATAGTACATTCAAACAGTCTTCCCTCATATCTATGGCAGATGAAGCCCTGGCCAAAGTCTCCAACAGAGAAGAACTCCCTCCCAACCAATTGTACATCACCGCTGACGTTCTTAACGTCCGCTCTGCCCCTGATAACGGATCCGATAATATCGTCTTCAAACTGAAAGATGGCGACATCTGTACCATCCTTGAAAAAGGACAGCGGATACCCATTCGCGAAATGAATGACTATTGGTACAAAATTGAATTTGAAGGACAGGAAGGATGGGTGTACGGCTATTTCACCTCCAAAAAACTGGCGGAATAA
- a CDS encoding sugar phosphate isomerase/epimerase family protein → MSTPDLNKLCIHTITTKPWSLEEAVENYLTAGVSGISVWQDAAAAMGFTRTGQLLKSVGMHVVSYVRGGFFPNTALSERQKAIDNNLKLLDEAAAVGAPMLVLVCGASPGQSLETSRAQIQAGIEAIIPRAESLGVKLAIEPLHPMYADTRSAINTLASANDVAEAINSPFAGIAVDVYHLWWEPGLEAQIQRCGVNENLFAFHICDWKVPTTDFLNDRGLMGEGCIPVKKIRGWVENAGFSGYNEVEIFSNHYWAMDQHNFLKNIIHAYQNYS, encoded by the coding sequence ATGAGCACCCCCGATCTGAACAAACTCTGTATTCACACCATTACCACTAAACCGTGGTCGCTGGAAGAAGCTGTTGAAAACTACCTCACGGCAGGTGTATCTGGCATCAGTGTATGGCAGGATGCTGCGGCTGCTATGGGTTTTACCCGGACAGGCCAATTGCTAAAATCTGTCGGAATGCATGTGGTTTCCTACGTGCGTGGAGGCTTTTTTCCCAATACGGCTCTCAGCGAACGACAAAAGGCCATAGACAACAATCTCAAACTTCTGGATGAGGCCGCCGCAGTTGGCGCACCCATGCTGGTATTGGTTTGCGGGGCATCTCCGGGCCAGTCTCTGGAAACCTCGCGGGCGCAGATTCAGGCGGGGATTGAAGCGATTATTCCAAGGGCAGAGTCACTCGGCGTAAAACTGGCGATCGAGCCGCTTCACCCGATGTATGCAGATACAAGATCAGCGATCAATACCCTTGCTTCCGCCAATGACGTGGCGGAAGCCATCAACTCACCTTTTGCAGGAATTGCCGTCGATGTATATCATCTATGGTGGGAACCCGGACTCGAAGCGCAGATTCAGCGTTGCGGAGTCAATGAAAATCTTTTTGCCTTCCACATCTGCGACTGGAAAGTTCCGACAACGGACTTCCTCAATGACCGGGGACTCATGGGCGAAGGATGTATTCCCGTAAAAAAAATCCGCGGCTGGGTGGAAAATGCAGGATTCTCCGGCTACAATGAAGTAGAAATTTTCTCCAACCATTATTGGGCAATGGATCAACACAATTTTTTAAAAAATATCATTCACGCTTACCAAAACTATAGCTAA
- a CDS encoding Gfo/Idh/MocA family oxidoreductase, whose amino-acid sequence MNPSLKVHKVGIIMNGVTGRMGTNQHLMRSMVEIIRQGGVWLGPAETIMPVPTLVGRNAVKLEKLCKAAGIEKMTTNLDEALADSSNTIYFDAQTTGRRHSAVKKAIEAGKHVYCEKPTGVSTEEALDLYYMAKKAGVKHGVVQDKLWLPGILKLKRLIESGFFGKILSVRGEFGYWVFEGHSIPAQRPSWNYRKEDDGGIIVDMLCHWRYVLDQVFGKVKAVSCLGATHIPERIDEQGKPYVCTADDSAYATFELENGVIAHFNSSWTVRVRRDDLLTLQVDGTHGSAVAGLRHCHIQHYGNTPKPVWNPDIEQPINFYNDWSKVPDQEVHDNAFKAQWELFLKHVVRDDPFPWGLLEGAKGVQLAEKGIESWQKRAWVNLEELA is encoded by the coding sequence ATGAACCCTTCCCTTAAAGTCCATAAAGTAGGTATCATCATGAACGGCGTAACAGGCCGGATGGGTACCAACCAACATCTCATGCGCTCTATGGTGGAAATTATCCGCCAGGGAGGCGTATGGCTCGGTCCGGCGGAGACCATTATGCCGGTCCCTACCCTCGTAGGCAGAAATGCAGTCAAACTGGAAAAACTCTGCAAAGCGGCGGGAATCGAAAAAATGACGACCAACCTCGACGAAGCACTCGCAGATAGCAGCAACACCATTTATTTTGATGCGCAGACCACAGGACGGCGGCACTCGGCCGTAAAAAAAGCCATTGAAGCGGGCAAACATGTGTATTGCGAAAAACCGACAGGCGTCAGTACCGAAGAAGCGCTTGACCTGTATTATATGGCGAAAAAAGCTGGCGTAAAACACGGTGTTGTACAGGACAAACTCTGGCTTCCCGGCATTCTGAAACTCAAACGTCTGATCGAGTCTGGTTTTTTCGGAAAAATCTTGTCGGTAAGAGGAGAATTTGGCTACTGGGTATTTGAAGGACATTCTATTCCTGCACAAAGACCATCATGGAACTACAGAAAGGAAGACGACGGAGGAATCATCGTCGATATGCTCTGCCACTGGCGATATGTACTCGACCAGGTATTTGGCAAAGTAAAAGCGGTATCCTGTCTCGGTGCAACGCATATACCGGAGCGAATTGATGAGCAGGGCAAACCCTATGTTTGTACAGCTGATGACAGTGCCTACGCGACTTTTGAGCTGGAGAATGGGGTCATCGCCCATTTTAATTCTTCATGGACCGTACGCGTACGTCGCGACGATCTGCTCACCCTGCAGGTCGATGGAACGCATGGCTCGGCAGTAGCAGGCCTTCGCCATTGCCATATTCAGCACTACGGCAATACGCCCAAACCGGTATGGAATCCGGATATCGAGCAGCCGATCAATTTTTACAACGACTGGTCCAAAGTTCCCGACCAGGAAGTACATGACAATGCCTTTAAAGCTCAGTGGGAGTTGTTTCTCAAACATGTTGTGCGGGATGATCCGTTTCCCTGGGGTCTGCTGGAAGGAGCAAAGGGCGTACAGTTGGCAGAAAAAGGCATCGAAAGCTGGCAAAAACGCGCCTGGGTGAATTTGGAAGAATTAGCATAA
- a CDS encoding FtsX-like permease family protein yields the protein MNFEKYKWLWKMAWRDSRRSRSRLVLFTSSIILGVAALVAINSFEDNLREEIQGEARKLLGADLMINNNQAFSDSALIFMDSLGGKQANELYFASMVYFPKSMGTRLVQVRALEGEYPFYGEIEALPAAVSRTFQQGQYALVDQTLMLQYNAEIGDSVKIGNLMFEIAGKLLRVPGQSGITATVAAPVYIPMQYLDQTGLVQKGSRINYQRYYKFDDGRDVEKMMKGLETKMRALSLRYDTVEEKKNDTSRAFANLSEFLNLVGFVALLLGCVGVASAVHIYIREKIDTVAVLRCLGATGSQAFLIFLIQIGGMGFLGSVAGALLGSQIQTILPAVLRDFLPFKANFGISVSAILEGIGVGVIISMLFALLPLLAIRRVSPLSAIRSSFQPESSSRDYLQWAVSGLIGLFIFGFAYLQIGQWRSALIFSLSLLGAFLLLTGLAWLTMWLVRKYFPARWSYLWRQSLANLYRPNNMTLTLIVSIGLGTGLISTLYFVQGLLVETVAFSDKGNLPNMVLFDIQTNQKEEVATLTRSFGFPVMQQVPIVTMRLDSLKGRSREELLADTTEGVSSGTLNREYRVTFRDTLIDTEKIVEGKWYGNAGDTIFISVEEGFGKGAMELSLGDEVVFDVQGVPVKTYVGSFRKVDFQRVQTNFLVVFPTGVLENAPQFHVLITKVSDQETSAKFQQKVALTYPNISLVDLGLILSTVEEVLNKVSFVIRFMAMFSIFTGLIVLIGSVIISKYQRIQESVLLRTLGASRRQILTINALEYMILGGLASFSGILLALLSTWGLAVFTFETAFVPDVVPALVVFVVITGITVIIGLTNSRSVLNNPPLEILRKEG from the coding sequence ATGAACTTCGAAAAATATAAATGGCTCTGGAAAATGGCGTGGCGTGATAGTCGTCGCAGCCGATCCAGGCTGGTATTGTTTACGTCTTCGATTATCCTCGGAGTGGCGGCCCTTGTTGCAATTAATTCATTCGAAGACAACCTGCGGGAAGAAATTCAGGGGGAAGCGCGTAAGCTGTTGGGAGCAGATCTGATGATCAACAATAACCAGGCATTTAGCGACTCTGCGCTGATATTTATGGACTCCCTGGGAGGCAAACAAGCCAATGAACTGTATTTCGCCTCCATGGTTTATTTTCCCAAAAGCATGGGCACACGATTGGTACAGGTTCGTGCTCTGGAAGGGGAATATCCGTTTTATGGAGAAATAGAGGCACTCCCGGCAGCGGTGTCGCGCACTTTTCAGCAGGGGCAGTACGCGCTGGTAGACCAGACCCTGATGCTTCAGTATAATGCTGAAATAGGTGATTCAGTAAAGATTGGCAATCTGATGTTTGAAATTGCCGGCAAACTCCTGCGTGTACCGGGCCAAAGCGGAATCACCGCTACGGTAGCAGCCCCCGTGTATATTCCCATGCAATACCTCGATCAAACCGGGCTTGTCCAAAAAGGTAGCCGCATCAACTATCAGCGATACTATAAGTTTGACGATGGGCGGGATGTTGAGAAAATGATGAAAGGTCTTGAGACCAAAATGCGCGCACTAAGCCTTCGTTATGATACCGTGGAGGAGAAAAAAAACGATACCAGTCGTGCCTTCGCCAATCTGAGCGAATTTCTCAACCTCGTAGGTTTTGTGGCATTATTGCTGGGTTGTGTGGGTGTGGCAAGTGCCGTACATATCTATATTCGGGAAAAAATTGATACCGTAGCCGTACTTCGGTGCCTGGGGGCAACGGGTAGCCAGGCATTTCTGATATTTTTGATTCAGATTGGTGGGATGGGCTTTTTGGGTTCGGTTGCGGGGGCACTTCTGGGTAGCCAGATACAGACGATTTTGCCAGCGGTGCTCCGGGATTTTTTGCCTTTTAAAGCCAATTTTGGCATTTCTGTTTCTGCTATCCTGGAAGGAATTGGCGTTGGGGTAATTATTTCCATGCTTTTTGCGCTCCTGCCTTTGCTGGCCATTCGCAGAGTTTCCCCGCTGAGTGCCATCCGTTCTTCCTTTCAACCCGAATCTTCGTCCCGGGATTACCTTCAGTGGGCAGTAAGTGGTTTGATTGGTCTGTTTATCTTTGGTTTTGCTTATTTACAGATCGGACAATGGCGGAGTGCCTTGATATTTTCACTTTCGCTGCTAGGGGCATTTTTACTATTGACCGGACTTGCCTGGCTGACGATGTGGCTGGTGAGAAAATATTTCCCTGCGCGATGGAGCTATTTGTGGAGGCAGAGTCTGGCGAATCTGTACCGTCCCAATAATATGACCCTCACGCTGATTGTGTCCATTGGCCTGGGTACAGGACTGATTTCCACTTTGTATTTTGTACAGGGCCTGCTGGTCGAAACCGTAGCCTTTTCCGATAAAGGAAACCTGCCCAATATGGTGCTGTTCGATATTCAGACAAACCAAAAGGAAGAAGTCGCCACACTTACCCGTTCATTTGGGTTTCCTGTTATGCAGCAAGTGCCGATTGTGACCATGCGACTGGACTCGCTGAAAGGAAGGAGCCGGGAGGAGTTACTGGCCGACACGACAGAAGGGGTGAGCAGCGGCACATTAAACCGTGAGTATCGGGTGACTTTTCGCGATACGCTCATAGATACAGAAAAGATTGTGGAAGGGAAATGGTATGGGAATGCAGGCGATACGATTTTTATTTCAGTGGAGGAAGGTTTTGGAAAGGGGGCGATGGAACTGTCCCTGGGAGACGAAGTCGTATTTGATGTCCAGGGCGTACCTGTGAAAACATATGTGGGTAGCTTCCGGAAAGTGGATTTTCAGCGTGTGCAGACCAATTTTCTGGTGGTTTTTCCGACAGGTGTGCTGGAAAATGCGCCACAGTTTCACGTATTGATTACGAAAGTGAGCGATCAGGAAACCTCCGCCAAATTTCAACAGAAAGTTGCCCTTACCTATCCGAATATTTCTCTGGTGGATTTGGGCCTGATTCTTTCTACCGTGGAAGAAGTGCTGAATAAGGTCTCCTTTGTTATCCGGTTTATGGCAATGTTTAGTATATTTACCGGACTGATTGTGCTGATAGGCTCGGTGATCATATCAAAGTACCAACGAATACAGGAAAGCGTATTGCTGCGAACTTTGGGTGCCAGCCGTCGGCAGATATTGACAATCAATGCACTGGAATACATGATTTTGGGAGGATTAGCTTCCTTCTCCGGAATTTTACTCGCATTGTTGAGCACATGGGGACTGGCGGTATTTACTTTCGAAACAGCATTTGTGCCTGATGTGGTTCCAGCCCTGGTTGTATTTGTTGTAATAACCGGTATTACGGTGATCATCGGACTGACCAATAGCAGGAGTGTACTCAATAATCCACCGCTGGAAATTTTGAGAAAGGAGGGGTAG
- a CDS encoding 3-ketoacyl-ACP reductase yields the protein MSKIALVTGGSRGIGLGIAQYLAAEGWDLAINGVREESSVTQVLENLRTTGVKVIYCQGNVGEAADRKNMMAKVRSELGGLNMLVNNAGVAPKERKDILETTEESYDYVMDINLKGTYFLCQAAANWLVEQKIADAAFWGCIVNVSSISATVASVNRGEYCVSKAGMSMVTQLFATRLGEYDLPVYEVRPGVIMTDMTGGVKEKYDKLIADGLSVQKRWGFPEDVGKTVAMLARRDMPFSTGQVLMVDGGLTLSRL from the coding sequence ATGTCAAAAATTGCATTAGTAACGGGTGGAAGCCGGGGCATAGGCCTCGGCATCGCCCAATATCTTGCAGCCGAAGGCTGGGATCTGGCCATCAATGGCGTGAGGGAGGAAAGTTCGGTAACTCAGGTTCTCGAAAACCTGAGAACAACCGGGGTAAAAGTCATATATTGTCAGGGGAATGTGGGCGAAGCTGCCGACAGGAAAAATATGATGGCGAAAGTTCGCAGCGAACTGGGCGGGCTGAATATGCTGGTCAACAATGCCGGCGTTGCACCAAAGGAAAGAAAAGACATTCTTGAGACGACGGAAGAAAGTTATGACTATGTCATGGATATCAACCTCAAAGGCACTTACTTTCTTTGTCAGGCCGCTGCAAACTGGCTGGTAGAGCAGAAAATCGCAGACGCTGCCTTTTGGGGCTGCATTGTCAATGTCTCATCCATTTCTGCGACCGTGGCTTCAGTCAACCGTGGTGAATACTGCGTATCAAAAGCAGGGATGAGTATGGTTACCCAGCTATTTGCAACACGCCTCGGAGAGTACGATCTTCCGGTATATGAAGTGCGCCCCGGCGTGATCATGACCGATATGACTGGTGGGGTTAAAGAAAAATATGATAAATTGATCGCAGATGGGCTCTCCGTTCAAAAACGTTGGGGCTTTCCGGAAGATGTGGGCAAAACCGTTGCCATGCTGGCGAGGCGGGATATGCCTTTTTCAACCGGACAGGTGCTGATGGTGGATGGAGGACTTACGCTTTCCCGACTGTAA
- a CDS encoding AraC family transcriptional regulator — protein sequence MPANIPLYEIPEVRKGDTERGFKIFQLKGKQQEWLYTFPRETHIPHRHPFYEICFFIQGSGDSEMDFRKSVIQSPGLHFIGPGRVHRIEGSPESLGYVIAFTREFFCREEEERRLLDDVPFFRASAEKPAIILSEEDFIYFRSIMGNMIKDYLETNSLKESLLRAWLKIMLIRSADIYRQQTETPDTEEVRARFIVEKFQLLLEKHYLTDHQVSEYASRLAITPDHLNRLTRQTLGKKASQMILDRIILEAKRLLLFSDLNAKEIAYQLQFTDPSYFGRIFRKKTGHSPSSFRASMQEKYQP from the coding sequence ATGCCTGCTAATATTCCCTTATATGAAATCCCGGAGGTACGAAAAGGCGATACTGAACGCGGATTTAAGATTTTCCAGTTGAAAGGAAAACAGCAGGAGTGGCTGTACACTTTTCCCCGCGAAACCCATATCCCCCACCGCCATCCTTTCTATGAAATCTGCTTTTTCATACAGGGCTCAGGTGATTCAGAAATGGATTTTCGCAAATCAGTGATCCAATCACCCGGGCTGCATTTCATCGGGCCGGGAAGAGTTCACCGGATCGAAGGCAGTCCCGAAAGTCTGGGGTATGTCATTGCATTTACCCGCGAATTTTTCTGCCGGGAAGAGGAAGAACGCAGACTGCTTGACGATGTCCCTTTTTTTCGCGCCAGTGCAGAAAAGCCCGCAATCATACTTTCAGAAGAGGATTTTATCTATTTCCGCTCTATCATGGGAAATATGATAAAGGATTATCTGGAAACTAATTCTCTCAAAGAATCCCTGCTCCGCGCCTGGCTGAAAATCATGCTCATTCGCAGTGCCGATATTTACCGGCAACAAACCGAGACGCCGGACACAGAGGAGGTTCGGGCTCGTTTTATCGTGGAGAAATTTCAACTGCTGCTGGAAAAACACTACCTCACCGACCATCAGGTCAGCGAATATGCCAGTCGCCTGGCGATCACACCCGACCACCTCAATCGCCTTACCAGGCAAACACTCGGGAAGAAAGCCAGCCAGATGATTCTTGACCGTATTATACTGGAAGCCAAACGGTTACTACTTTTCTCAGATCTGAATGCCAAGGAAATTGCCTATCAGCTTCAATTTACAGACCCCTCCTATTTTGGGCGGATTTTCAGGAAAAAGACCGGACACAGCCCTTCCTCCTTCAGAGCATCCATGCAGGAAAAGTACCAGCCATGA
- a CDS encoding glycosyl hydrolase, protein MNINFSLNAADLRAKIDRFWELSGSKIHLIRKEYNSANGSPVFTAAGKYTTRGWTEWTQGFQFGSEVLQFDATDDTVALEYGRKATVALMASHVGHFGVHDHGFNNVSTYGNLLRLMKEGKTPFNEWEKHFYEMALKLSGAVQARRWTPIKNGGGYMYSFNGPHSLFVDTIRTVRAVEVSHLLGYALWGENDKQTSLLERAIAHCIATADYAVYYGTGRDIYDVWGRTAHESIFNVNDGNFRCPNSQQGYTGFSTWTRGLAWAMAGFPEQLEFIRDLPQDRLLPFGGFDAIEEKFLRAAKATCDFFIANTATDGIPYWDTGAPGLAHMGDYLSRPADPYNDFEPVDSTAAAIGVQGLLRLGLYLEEKGEVEAGKKYWQAGLTSLNTLLDEPYLSTNPHHQGLLLHSIYHRPNGWDYVPEGSKIPCGESSMWGDYHIREVVLFLDRLIKNQPYYNFYSSAK, encoded by the coding sequence ATGAATATTAATTTTTCGCTTAATGCCGCTGACCTGCGTGCAAAAATCGACCGGTTTTGGGAATTGTCAGGCAGCAAAATCCATCTGATACGCAAAGAGTACAACAGCGCCAACGGCTCACCGGTTTTTACCGCAGCCGGGAAATATACCACCCGGGGCTGGACCGAATGGACCCAGGGGTTCCAGTTTGGCTCCGAAGTGCTGCAATTTGATGCCACAGATGATACAGTTGCTCTCGAATATGGCCGCAAAGCTACCGTAGCGCTTATGGCCTCGCATGTCGGGCATTTTGGTGTTCACGATCATGGATTCAACAATGTCAGCACCTATGGCAACCTGTTGCGGCTGATGAAAGAAGGGAAAACACCTTTCAATGAATGGGAAAAACATTTCTATGAAATGGCGCTTAAACTCTCCGGCGCCGTGCAGGCACGGCGGTGGACCCCCATTAAAAATGGCGGGGGATATATGTATTCGTTCAACGGCCCGCACTCGCTGTTTGTCGATACCATCCGCACCGTAAGAGCCGTGGAAGTCAGCCACCTGCTGGGGTATGCCTTGTGGGGGGAAAATGATAAACAAACCAGCCTGCTGGAACGCGCCATTGCGCACTGTATCGCTACCGCCGATTATGCTGTTTATTATGGTACCGGTCGCGATATTTACGACGTTTGGGGACGCACCGCACATGAGAGCATTTTTAATGTCAATGACGGAAACTTCCGTTGCCCCAATTCACAACAAGGATATACGGGTTTCTCCACCTGGACCCGTGGCCTGGCATGGGCAATGGCCGGTTTTCCCGAACAACTCGAATTTATTCGCGATTTACCGCAAGATCGTCTCCTTCCTTTCGGCGGATTCGATGCTATTGAAGAAAAGTTTTTGCGGGCGGCCAAAGCCACCTGTGATTTTTTCATCGCAAATACAGCTACCGATGGCATCCCGTACTGGGATACCGGTGCACCCGGACTCGCACATATGGGCGACTATCTCTCCCGACCTGCTGATCCTTACAATGACTTCGAACCGGTAGACTCGACAGCTGCCGCCATCGGCGTTCAGGGCCTTCTGAGGCTGGGGCTTTACCTCGAAGAAAAGGGAGAGGTCGAAGCGGGCAAAAAATACTGGCAGGCAGGCCTTACATCTCTCAATACCCTGCTGGACGAACCCTACCTCAGCACTAATCCCCATCACCAGGGATTGTTGCTCCATTCGATTTATCACCGCCCCAACGGATGGGACTATGTGCCGGAAGGCAGCAAAATCCCCTGTGGTGAATCCAGCATGTGGGGGGATTATCATATCCGGGAAGTGGTGCTTTTCCTCGACAGGCTGATCAAAAACCAGCCTTACTATAACTTTTATTCTTCCGCAAAATGA
- a CDS encoding ABC transporter ATP-binding protein, translated as MLTVLDDVSFDIHAGDTAAIVGPSGSGKTTLLGLCAGLDRASSGSVYLNNIRLDELTEDQRAAVRNAHVGFIFQSFQLLPTLTAVENIMVPLELRGTTGVRGLAMELLDRVGLADRSHHYPVQLSGGEQQRVSMARAFVNQPKILFADEPTGNLDAETSQKVEDLLFELNREAGTTLVVVTHDLELAAKTQRIIRLKGGKVVSE; from the coding sequence ATGTTGACGGTGCTGGATGATGTGAGTTTTGATATTCATGCTGGCGATACCGCTGCGATTGTGGGGCCGTCGGGTAGTGGAAAAACAACTTTGCTGGGGCTTTGTGCGGGCCTTGACCGGGCGAGTTCGGGTTCAGTCTATCTCAATAATATCCGGCTGGATGAGCTGACGGAAGACCAGCGCGCTGCTGTTCGCAATGCGCATGTAGGTTTTATTTTCCAGAGTTTTCAATTGTTGCCAACGCTGACGGCGGTGGAAAATATCATGGTTCCGCTCGAATTACGCGGAACTACCGGTGTGCGGGGACTTGCCATGGAGTTGCTCGACAGGGTAGGGTTAGCAGACCGGTCTCATCATTATCCAGTGCAGCTTTCAGGCGGAGAGCAACAGCGAGTCTCAATGGCAAGGGCATTTGTCAATCAACCGAAAATACTCTTTGCGGATGAGCCAACGGGGAATCTGGATGCCGAGACCAGCCAAAAAGTCGAAGATCTTTTATTTGAACTTAACCGCGAAGCGGGCACAACCCTCGTCGTCGTCACCCACGACCTCGAACTAGCCGCCAAAACTCAGCGAATCATCAGGCTCAAAGGGGGGAAAGTCGTCAGTGAATAG
- a CDS encoding arylesterase has protein sequence MRLFCLFFSFALLFACNSPEKQTETTDQNKPSDTLSANSTVQTDKPVILFFGNSLTAGYGLELSQAFPALIQNRLDSLSLDYKVINAGLSGETTSSGKNRVDWLLKQKPAVFVLELGANDGLRGIDPAETRRNLQEIIDKVRTNDSNTKIVLCGMMVPPNMGPDYGKQFQVIYPELAEKNNLVLIPFLLNGVAGDPKLNLGDGIHPTVEGHKIVMENVWEVLCKVLEAEC, from the coding sequence ATGAGACTCTTTTGTCTATTCTTTTCTTTTGCCTTGTTATTTGCCTGCAATTCTCCTGAAAAACAGACAGAAACAACCGATCAAAACAAACCTTCCGACACGCTTTCTGCGAACTCAACCGTACAGACGGATAAGCCTGTCATTTTATTTTTTGGCAACAGCCTTACCGCAGGTTATGGGCTCGAACTTTCACAGGCTTTCCCTGCACTGATCCAAAACCGACTGGACTCTCTTTCTCTTGATTATAAGGTAATTAATGCAGGTTTGAGCGGAGAGACGACTTCTTCCGGCAAAAACCGTGTGGACTGGTTATTAAAGCAAAAACCTGCTGTTTTTGTTTTGGAGCTCGGTGCAAATGACGGCCTGAGAGGCATCGACCCGGCAGAAACACGGCGCAATCTTCAGGAAATCATTGATAAGGTACGGACCAATGACAGCAATACTAAAATTGTGCTCTGCGGTATGATGGTTCCCCCCAATATGGGACCTGACTACGGAAAACAGTTTCAGGTGATATATCCCGAACTTGCAGAAAAAAACAACCTGGTACTGATTCCATTTTTGCTTAATGGGGTAGCCGGTGACCCAAAACTCAACCTGGGTGACGGTATTCACCCGACGGTGGAAGGGCATAAAATCGTAATGGAAAATGTCTGGGAAGTATTGTGTAAGGTTTTGGAGGCTGAGTGTTAA